gTACCTGGCCGAGAGGTTGactggttgctctatctctagCTTTAGGATGTAAAGGCAGTTTGTCGTGCaccgaacttgcgtgagcaacCGTCGTCGATCATCGCGGATCCTAAGTAGCCCGCGTTTGATGGAAATGTGGCAGCCGGCcttatcgagttgacccaggctcacaatattagccttgagtctcgggatgaagtagacgccggtcagcttgtgatgattgcctcccttgccgacgaaTAGGATGGTGCCGTGCCCTTCGATTTCGACGACGGAGCCAtcgccgaatttcaccgtcccgcgaatccccgagtcaagctcggagaacgcagacttggccccggtcatatggtttgttgcccccgtgtcgaggacccatcgcCGGTGCTCTTGCTGCTCGCCTCTTTCACCGATTTGAGCGagcactcgctcctccttTAGTCGAATTGGCTCCCCAGGTGCATTTGTTATGCACAgttggagctcttcctcgggttcgacgttcaccggagcagttatgccgtcgtcgattacctctgtggatttggggagctcttcctcgggttcgacgtcaggtaggactgatgcagtcaccatgaaaagggcCGGCTCATCCTCATCgaattgagccacatgggccttttcAGCCGTCTCCAGCTGAAATGGTgttttgagccctatggctcggtgtccctggcggcatgtcctccagactccatgTCTTGTTCGGCCGCCTCTTCTTGTGATGATTGCCGGTCAGCTTGAgtctcgggatgaagtagacgccggtcagcttgtgatgattgcctcccttgccgacgaaTAGGATGGTGTCgtgcccttcgatctcgacgacggagccATCGacgaatttcaccgtcccgcGAATCCTCGAGTCAAGCTCAGAGAATGCAGACTTGgccccggtcatatggtttgttgcccccgtgtcgaggacccatcACTGGTGCTCTTGCTGCTCGCCTCTTTCACCGATTTGAGCGagcactcgctcctccttcagtcgaattggctccccagctGGTGCATTTGTTATGCACAGTTGGAGTTCTTCCTCGGGTTTGACGCTCACCGGATCAGTTATatgccgtcgtcgattacatctgtggatttggggagctcttcctcgggttcgacgctcaccNaaccctatggctcggtgtccttGGCGgcgtttgtcaaatggtcaaacggagaattaaatgtaaacgtgtgaatctaaataaggaaaaacaaaggttttatctaacaatctcctcctaaaacctgTGTTATATCTGCCTTATTTCGTTTCNTCCAGCTGAAATGGTgttttgagccctatggctcggtgtccctggcggcatgtcctccagactccacgtcttgttcggccgcctcttcttcgagttggcgcgccgccagtccaggtggttcacctcttcctaataggtcttccatcttccggTACCTGGCCGAGAAGTTGactggttgctctatctctagCTTTAGGATGTAAAGGCAGTTTGTCGTGCaccgaacttgcgtgagcaacCGTCGTCGATCATCGCGGATCCTAAGTAGCCCGCGTTTGATGGAAATGTGGCAGCCGGCcttatcgagttgacccaggctcacaatattagccttgagtctcgggatgaagtagacgccggtcagcttgtgatgattgcctcccttgccgacgaaTAGGATGGTGCCGTGCCCTTCGATTTCGACGACGGAGCCAtcgccgaatttcaccgtcccgcgaatccccgagtcaagctcggagaacgcagacttggccccggtcatatggtttgttgcccccgtgtcgaggacccatcgcCGGTGCTCTTGCTGCTCGCCTCTTTCACCGATTTGAGCGagcactcgctcctccttTAGTCGAATTGGCTCCCCAGGTGCATTTGTTATGCACAGTTGGAGttcttcctcgggttcgacgttcaccggagcagttatgccgtcgtcgattacctctgtggatttggggagctcttcctcgggttcgacgtcaggtaggactgatgcagtcaccatgaaaagggcCGGCTCATCCTCATCgaattgagccacatgggccttttcAGCCGTCTCCAGCTGAAATGGTgttttgagccctatggctcggtgtccctggcggcatgtcctccagactccatgTCTTGTTCGGCCGCCTCTTCTTGTGATGATTGCCGGTCAGCTTGAgtctcgggatgaagtagacgccggtcagcttgtgatgattgcctcccttgccgacgaaTAGGATGGTGCCGTGCCCTTCGATTTCGACGACGGAGCCAtcgccgaatttcaccgtcccgcGAATCCCCGAGTCAAGCTCAGAGAATGCAGACTTGgccccggtcatatggtttgttgcccccgtgtcgaggacccatcACTGGTGCTCTTGCTGCTCGCCTCTTTCACCGATTTGAGCGagcactcgctcctccttcagtcgaattggctccccagctGGTGCATTTGTTATGCACAGTTGGAGttcttcctcgggttcgacgctcacTGGAGCAGTTATatgccgtcgtcgattacctctgtggatttggggagctcttcctcgggttcgacgtcaggtaggactgatgcagtcaccatgaaaagggccggctcatcctcctcggattgagccacatgggcctttNTTCTCAGGTTCGACGTCAGGTAGGACTGATgcagtcaccatgaaaagggccggctcatcctcctcggattgagccacatgggccttttcggccgtctccttgttcctgagcttgctccagcaattcttgctcaggtgacctctcttcccacagtacGAGCACTGGATTGGCCCGTCATCAGTcgactcctccttcttttgatccgccTCTTTCCTGTGCATGCGCCATCGAGATTTCCACggcttcttaccgcctttgcggctggagggcccattgctctcgccggtgtcgtcacggagctttaggcgtgcaagccattcctcctcaGTGAGAAGTAGACGACCCTCCTCGTCGACAACTgaaatggtatttttcttccgctgctcgacgttacgcagtcttccgatcacctcttccaccgttaggtcattcacgtcaagcaatgtctTGATTGAAATTGCAACTTGCTCGAGGTGTGATGATCGGGGACCGACCTGCAGCATCTCCTTCACGATTTCTATCTCGCTGATGTTGCCACTtcgcattgaaaaatcatcgacgGATTCGCCGTCCTTAAAGCGAATCTCCGAGAGCTCCTTCCGCAACTGCTCAATGTTTGATTCCCGCACTCGCTGTACACCGACACGATGTGCTTTATTTTTGCACTTTGCATCTTCTTCTACTCGAATTTGAGACCTGTATGTTGTTAAGTCAacactctaaccacttgagctattcaacttgattgttgataggATGACTCGTCCGCAATGATATACACCGATGGCttcaacttggctctgataccacttgttggatttcgataatcggccAGGGACATCCTTccttttcggtgagaggaaattgtcgacaggaggttgttggaagaaagataaagtgcctaaaataacagagagaagGACTGAAAGTTTGACTGCTCTTCAAAATCAGGTTGTGAAATCTTCTAAACatatttcctatttaaatataacctatcctaaaaatgggtggagagtgGCCTACTGAATGTGTGCCACTTCCTATAAAATTGCCGTCTATAAAATTGCCGTCTAAGAATTcgctaatccattcgacgtgtttgtcaaatggtcaaacggagaattaaatgtaaacgtgtgaatctaaatgagaaaaaacaaaggttttatctaacaatggctacttacctctCGTTCAATGTTTTGGGTCTCGTTTCTCGAGCTTTCGGAACTCgattttctcttaattttctttgtgAGCTTTCTAAAGGAGTTTAGTTTATAgaacaaaaatcataaaataggtttaattttatgaaaaactAAGGAGGGGTTAGTTTTTGGGCTGACGTAGAACCAGCCACATCATCATCTTTTTCCTCCCAAAAGGGAAGAACATGCACGCACCAACATTGTTGCTGCCTAAAAACTGCATTCCCTAGCCCATTTCAGGtctttttccctctttattcgttcatgaaacttaaaaatagaGTGTTAAGGAAGAGTTAGGGACTGATATCTCACATTTTCACAGATTGTAGACTTAGTTATCGGTTTTAAAGTTTGTATCCTTGACCTTATCTTCTGAACTGTGGCATTAATGACTTGCACAAGTTCTGGCACATGCAATTATTGTTTGCCCCCCTCGTCCTAAAAGATAGGAGATCGACACCTTCGTCCATAGAGTACTTCTCCTGGTAACATTTGTATGGTGACTTGATAACTATTATTGTAGGAAAACTTCATAAGGTGTAGGTACTCTTCCCAACATCCTGCGAAGTCCATGACACATGCCCTTAGCATGTCTTACAATACTTGGTTGAGCCTTTCCATCTTACTATCTATTTGGGGGTGGAAGGTTGTACTAAACTTTAGCTGCATACCAAGTGCTTTATGCAGACTTTCTTAAAGACAAGATGTGAACCTTGAATCTCGGCTTGACACTATTAATACTGGGACCCCATGTAGTAAGAATATTTCCTGCATGTAAAGTTGAGCCCACTTGAATACCGAGTATGTCAACCCTTTAGGGATGAAGTGGGCAAACTTAGTCAATCGGTCAACGATGACCCATACGACAGTGAAGCCCTTCTTAGTCTTAGGCAACCTTGAGATAAAATCCAATATAATTTCCTCCAACTTCCATTGTGGAACACTTAGGGGCTGTAGAAGTCATGACCAACGTTGCCTTGAAGCCTTAAGTATCCTTAAGTATCGACTTACGTACTCAACTACGTATTGTTTCATCCCTTGCTGCAAgtaatagaattttaaatcttggtacatcttGGTGCTTCCAAGGTAGATGATGAATGGTGAACAGGGGGCCTCTATGAGTAGTTCCTTCAATAATTATTCATCCTTAGGTACGCATAGCCAGCCTTTCCACTAAATACCTTTATCTAAAGACGCGAAAAATCCTTCAAGATGGTCGACTTCTTGTTGTTGTAAAACTTTGTTGAGGTAAGGGTCCTTTTCTTGAGCATCTATTATTGGCCTTCTTAATGTAGATTGGAAAGAATTTGTGCACCTGCTTCAATTTGGACTCGAAGGCATGCGGGGTTCCACATGAAACCGAGGAAGAATTATGACATAATCCATCAACCTGATCTAAACTATTTGACGACTAGTAAGTTGAGACCTAAGGTGTGCATGAAATCTGCACGCGGATTGTCTACAGCCACGAGTGCATGAAATTTGCAAGTGGATCGCCTCGATCCATGCATGTTAGCTCATGGGATGCATGAGGTAGTATTTTTGGCCCATTCGACTACCatttgttagttttttttgcCCCATATTTGATATTAATCTTAACTTTACTTGAATTAAGACCTATTagtgaatttttagaaattcaaAACTCCTAACATGTGAAATAGCTATCTGAGTAAGGTACACTTCACCCAAGTAAGTAACTATACAAACTTTTCTTGAGTAATACTTGTAGAGATCAAGTGTGTGCTAACTTGCAAGCATTTCTTATCatagattattaatttttaggctctaaatggaaaattttagataaatgtACAATGCATGcgaaagaaaattatgaaaatatttttagtaagagattttaaaataattttatggcTTTCCACTATGGTTGAAAGGTGGATGGGATATTGTGATATGTGCTCCATGATTTTATGGCTTTCCATTATGCTTGAAAGGTGGATGAGATATTGTGATATGTGCTCCAGGTGATTGATGAGTGTTATCTCCCCATAGAGCTTGCATGAATGTTTAGTTTACATTTCTCCTGCTTTAAATAATCGATAGGaatatctccctaacaaaACATACATGAGTGAACGAAGTTAAGATTAGGGTGCTAGAGTTATAGTGATTTTCATGTTAACCTAGGTCAATATATTTCCAATAGACCGAGTATCCTAGAATCGTAAGCAGAAATCAGAGGTCTAAACCTAAGTGTTCTCAGAGAGGGGCGTAGCCCCATTAGCTAGTCCAATTACCCTAAAAATGtgagattaaatttaaaccaCCTAAACACCACTAAGAACCTAGTAAATCTGCACAACAAGAATGACTAAAAGAAAAGCTTATCAGGCCTTGTAGCAGTGTAAATAGTGTCACCAGTCTTCATCTTCTATCTCCTCCAGACGCCCTTAGTGCTAACAGCACCTTGCCAAATGGTAGGATTAAGGTATCATCGAGTCAGGCTTAAGCTTAATAGTGTAGCCCATCGAGGCGACTAGGTGGCGAATTTGGTGGAAATTGCTAGGGATCTCCTAAACAAGGCCTTTATGTTGTAAACTCATCCTGGATGAGGCATCAGAAGACGTACGTAACCTAGTAGCTGTCAAGCACACGAGGTCGCATCCCTACACATGGAGTGGCTCTATGTCCCTATGGAAGGATTTGCTAATTAACCTTCTACAAATGATGTTCAAACACGCTAGATGCCACATTGTTCTAATAGAGATGATGAGGTAGCACCTCAACCTAGGATATTGATCATTTAGTGTTGTGACTATTTGAGCAAAGATACGTTATCTAATAGATCTGTAGTTCAAAAAATGGGAGAACCTCCTACACACCCAATGTGGGTTTGTCAAGGACATGAGAACAACTTGGAACTTTGAACCAACCAAAATCTACTATCGTATTAGGCTCGATCTTCTTAGAGGCTAGGAGAAAAGCTTATAGTAACTTATTAGGATAAAGATTCAATGATAACCAACAAGTAGGTTCCTTACGGTGTAGTTTTAAATACTCAcctcattctttttttttagtgtcGATCGATGTGGGAGAGCATTCGAGAGTTGCGCAGCCACAAAGGGGGTCATCCTGGACCGTTCATCTGTCTGTGTATTTTGgttctttcatattttgtttaaaattgtatCCCAAAATTATTCTTCGTTTATAATAAACTCCAATAGCACCGACTTATAAttagatttcattttatttttaatagtggcctttgtttgatttttaattgtgCAATATTTGAggatattttcatattttattttctatttatttagttttcttctattttattttcttttagggTTGTTTATTAGGTATTGTCTAAAATTCGAAGCCTAAAAAATTGGGTCGTGACAATGAATCCTATACGGAAGCAAATCCATTTTCACACACAATACATAGTCATAAGTCAGTCCTTGTCCTATATATCAACGTAGTCCCTCACCCTTTGAAAGCAGATTTACAAATGATGAATTCTATATGAAAGCCCATGTTTTTTTCCACACGTAATATGTAATCTAAATCACGAGTTAGAGACACATCGCTATCAAGACCATTCTAAGAAACGTGGCTGGTATGTTTATGAAGCTATCAATCTAGGTAGCATAACAATACGTGGCATTTCACCAATTGATGCGAGGTGTCACGGTCCTACTTTTCCTACCGTGCGGCgtcatgatcttgacacgctcatgaTCGTCTTTAAGGGTaattaagccccatatatatttttcgccctGGCTGTGTGGCTTCATCGAACATTAGGCGAGGTTTTTCTTCGCCAATGGAACGTCGCTTGTgtggaatccaagcttgttcaacTACACACGCCGCCTGtgtgtgcatgttcaatcgtttACAACACAACCGACTTGCCTCTGCACTATGCCAAGTTattcggctcgaccttgcctcaactcggggccaaggtctctcagtACACCATCGTGcctcatcttgtcatctcgatCTCCATCGATATGACCCATATGTCTTAACGCCATCCCAAGCCTCAGGGTATCATCGGCCATCACAACTCCCTTAGACATCTCATCGAGAACGGGCCCACGTGTCGCTCATCTCATCAGAACGCCCCAAACATCTATCCATCcaggttctatcgaggcattggcTCTCTCGTGCCCGTCCCTGTGCAATGTCATTTACGTATACCATACCGGATAGCGGGTGaatgtagcaacctccaacatGCGGGCTAGGGCGTAATTTCGGCACACTCATGTCGCGTGgtactgtccttgaaaaattcatttcaaaggaagtcgcccgagacactcgtcttgGCATTCTCGCCCACgctgtgacacacgtatgtgccacagggtagctcgCTTAGGCCACAGGACctaggggtggtggagagctgacACCATGGTACCCCAGGCATAGACTTCTAGgcatagacatgattttggcgaACGGTCATATGGTGTAATGGAGTACCCGTCCGGTGTCCGATTGACACCAAacttggcgagcattcatatttagTATGGACGGACTTAACTCCAGAACCGTATGCCCGATTTCCTTctagaatttcaaattttgaggttaaggctcGGGACCCTACCCGACCCTTCAACAAACCTATCTTTGCCCCTCTCTATATTCGATGTCTCTATCTTGCTTATGTCTCGACTTGTCTTCAATGCTCACTCTATGTgatgtgttagatgatgcaccatCCTCCTCAGTCACATCATGGCACTCGTCTAGGCCCTCATGTGGCGGGATGAGcgccacttgagggtcgccGCTTCTCTTGTCGCAATGTGaaggtcacaacctactctcttcatagttaAGTTGTAACAAGAGGCATCCCACCAATCTAGGTGAGGAATCTTGTAAGACTCTTACACCCGAGCTCCAACGAAAAAcacctaaaaaagaaaggggagTGGGGTGAGTGTATAAATATACCTAGTAAGCAATAGGCTCTCGTCGTGTCTTTAACCTAGTAGGAGACATGAACTTTACTCTAGGCTCTAGGTGTATTGCTCTTGTTGTGCACAGTCTTGGGTAGATTGCTTAGCCTATGTAGAGGTAACTAGTTTTTGGTGTTCCGACGCTACCTTAACAAACACTCTCCAATGGTGGGACGACATGGTAAGTGCTAGCCTACTCATCATCCACGGGAGGTAGCTGACAAACTCATCCCACAAACCATGTAGTCGCCCAAGGTTAAGGGGGCTACCCCTGTACATGCTAGTTTTGTTAACTACCTGCATGATCAACATCCCCTTACAGGAAAAGTTCACGAGGCAGGGTAATCTAGCTAAACTCTCTCAAGTCATGTCCTTAATTGGCCTCACGCCTAGCTCAACGGTACTGTACAATAGCAAAAAATGTGGAATTTCTGCAAATATTGTACCAGCTACTATCGACCTACATgctacatttatttttctataaggTTTTTGTAGTGGTCTTCAAGGTTTATAGGGGCGTCTAGACGGTTTAAATCTAATCTCTCATTTTTAAGACATTCAGAGTTAGCTCCTCGAGCCGAACCAATCTTTGGGTGCAGACAACTGTAAACCTCTAATCGCTCACAATCATTAGGTGCAAGGTGTAATGGAAACGTACTGACCAAGGTCAACATGTAAACTGCACAGGCTGTAATGCTCTAATCTTAACTGAGCTCTCTCATACATGCTGGCACCATGACTACATAGGTAGATACTAAGGGAGAGAGATTCTATTGGAGTGGGAACGGAACAATGGTGACACCATGACTTCGCAAACCAATCCTGAAAGAGGACTTGGGACCCCACATGTAGCTGGCTCGCAATAAATGTTCTCTGAATTTTGTAGGAATAGGCCCGAACTTCCTAGAGCCTAAAGAAAAACTTGTGAAAACCTACTAGGAATTGGATGTGATGAGAGCcaacaagtaggttgcttggtgagtatttttatactcacccttttttatgtctttttttaaGTGCATACAAATACATGTCGAGGTTGGGGAGTGCTCAAGAGCTGCATTGTCACAGACATCCATTGTATTTTCATGGGTTGTCATGTGTACCTTTTCGTATCACGTTCCTGTTCCCCATTTGTAAATAACTTGAACAACACCTATTTGtattgttttggattttggattttcGATTTTAGGACTATGGTGTTGTATGTTTTTAAATAGCTcaaaattttaccatttttcttggcttttattctcatttatttatggttGGTTTGTTCTTTTAATCAAGATATGAGATTTGAAGCCTAAAAAATCGAATCATTACAAAGACCCCAAGGTTAAGATACTTTGATTAGTTTAAGGTTTCCAAATAAGATTTCACTACAAGAAATAATGGATACGATAGCAGgctttttatagcgtttttcATACGTTGTGACAGCCCAGATTATTAAAAGTCtaagactttttatagcgtttttcTATAACTATAATAGATGCTATAATAGAGTATAAAACTATAGCTTATATACATATTAAAGCTATAATATCTTTAATATACCTAAAATATTATGGTACTTTTAACTTAtcataacaattttttaacaCTATTAATAGTATTcctaactttaattttatgctataaaatattattttatcattttattatttaaatatcatttcaatatttatattttgataaaatatttattcaagTAGTCATTTAGCCAAATCCACCGCCTCAATTACTTCCTTTCACAGTAAATACTATAATTGTCATTCACAATTGAAACATCATCCTCTATTTACATTACAAAATTagtattcaataatttcatagaataaaaaaattattcaaaccatacaaaataaagtattCTCCATTATTTGCATTGATGTTTGATTGTCTTATGGGGCTATCATTTTATGCCTTTGAATGGTAGATCTTCCATAACATTCCATTTCCTATAAATAACCAACAATCTTTAATCTTATATTGCATTTGCTTTGTTTAACAAAAGAGAATAAAGAGAGTGTAGCATTTGTACCTCCATATGTGTAGGTCATGGGCTCCCCGTGTTATTTTCATACTTTATAATTCCTTTGTTTCTACTTTGCTGTGATATTTAACTGGATGATAAACAAtcattgaagaaagaaaaaactaaattattagaagatattcttgtaaattatgagcattttcaaaaacatataattacattttcgaaaggaggacaatatattGGAATTCGTGTACTCCATCCAAATTAAAAGTCAattaaccaaaagaaaaattaaataaatttaagacaaAAGTTaccataatattatttgaaagatAGTAAGATATGAGACGCCATTACTATGTTATACTAAGACTTAGTCCCACCAATCtcattctttaaaaaattgctTACAATAAGAGTCAACCCATAGAAAAATATGAGAAGCTTGACAATAACATCAAACTCTCAAATCTACATAACAGCAGCAAATTATACCAAACTCTCACACTAAGAGAAATTGagttaaaaataacaaaaatagaataacCTTGCACCCCTATTATTTATGGTCAGTATTTATGTAAGTCACTCACTAGTATTACATTGCAAATTCATTCCCCCACCccacaaaacagaaaaagaattcTCCACATATTTATGTTCTTATTAAACTAATATGACTAATATGATATTAggtagaagaaaaaataatacaagCAAAAAGCAAAAGGATGTATGCCAACATGATACCTGATGTGGAGTCTTCACATTCTTCGTGCTACTGCTACCTTCCAATACTGAGGAATAATAACACAACAAGACAACCAATGAAAACAAGTTTGACCATGCAACTCCGCACAATATCACAACAATTTCAATGAGAAATAGTGCACTTACACTTACCATTACATGAAATATGTTGCTCTAACTAAAAGTTGCTTATAGCTAAACCAAATCTTTGGCAACCAACATCAttcataatattaataaaaataaataacattccacagagtatttatataaattgtgCAATAATTTatgcttataaaaaaataatatccctcgtgttttcattaataatttattataaaagtacctaaaagaaaaaagaataattttttttttaaagtatttgaGAGGGGAGAAACAATTGTACTTtcatacataaaattaaaaatttagttgaAGCATTCATGCTTAACATCTAGAAATTATACATTGAGGTTGATCTGATTCTCATAAAGCCTCTAGAAAACTTTTTTACCGGTCTTCTCTTTACCtaatagttaaataatattgataattttgtatggtgtgaataaataattgatatcACTACAGAATGAAGtctttttaaatgaaatggttAAGTAAGGAGTAATAAAGCTTTAATTTGGTCCTCTAATTGGAGGAAGTAATCCATTCAATAACTAGAGTTCATTATCTTATTCTTCTATAAATTAACAGCTTAACTCTAAGTAGCAGAGAATGAAAGCTAGAAAGATGACACATTTGACCaattaagagaaagaaagtGTTTAAATTTGCTAAAAGCATAACTTTAGAACTTGTAAGGATGATATGTTGataaatcaaaacaaacataGAGAAAACGATGCCCACAAAATTGGAAGATCTACTAAAGTGTAACTCACAAAAGGTTGAAACAGAGCCTAAGCTCCAAAGGTTGGTGCCAAAGAAGTGAAACAAATTCTaccaagaaaacaaataacaacaaaattctATGAGAATTATACCCTTGAATCTAACTAAATctcttaaattaatcaaaatgctaga
This genomic window from Cucurbita pepo subsp. pepo cultivar mu-cu-16 chromosome LG01, ASM280686v2, whole genome shotgun sequence contains:
- the LOC111811356 gene encoding uncharacterized protein LOC111811356, which codes for MTGAKSAFSELDSGIRGTVKFGDGSVVEIEGHGTILFVGKGGNHHKLTGVYFIPRLKANIVSLGQLDKAGCHISIKRGLLRIRDDRRRLLTQVRCTTNCLYILKLEIEQPVNFSARYRKMEDLLGRGEPPGLAARQLEEEAAEQDVESGGHAARDTEP